A single region of the Ficedula albicollis isolate OC2 chromosome 11, FicAlb1.5, whole genome shotgun sequence genome encodes:
- the LCAT gene encoding phosphatidylcholine-sterol acyltransferase — protein MGSSGAGVALLTLSLLLQPTSQFWLFNVLFPPTTTPEAPPTNSTPPVVLVPGCLGNQLEAKLDKPDVVNWMCYRKTEDYFTIWLNLNTFLPVGVDCWIDNTRVVYNRTSRKMSNAPGVHIRVPGFGKTYSVEYLDQSKLAGYLHTMVQNLVNNGYVRDQTVRAAPYDWRVGPQEQPEYFQNLKALIEEMHDEYQRPVFLIAHSMGNLHVLYFLLQQTQAWKDHYIGGFISLGAPWGGSVKPLRILASGDEQGIPLMSNIKLREEQRMTTTSPWMFPTTLAWPESHVFISTPSYNYTYRDYQRFFTDVNLEDGWYMWEDMKDLLKDLPPPGVDTYCLYGTGFPTAETYVYDERFPYEDPVDIIYGDGDDSVNTRSLELCKRWRDQQKQKVFVQELRGAHHFNMVFSNLTLSYINEILLGSKEEQGEPGQARSSPEAGKLGKILREHKVLKEPKKN, from the exons ATGGGGAGCAGCGGCGCCGGGGTTGCTTTGCTGACGCTGtcgctgctcctgcagcccacgTCGCAGTTCTGGCTCTTCAATGTCCTCTTTCCACCCACCACCACGCCAGAAGCTCCCCCGACAAACAGCACGCCGCCCGTGGTGCTCG TGCCTGGCTGTCTTGGGAACCAGCTGGAAGCAAAGCTGGACAAGCCAGATGTGGTGAACTGGATGTGTTACCGCAAAACAGAGGATTATTTCACCATCTGGCTCAACCTCAACACCTTCCTGCCAGTGGGAGTTGATTGCTGGATTGATAACACCAG GGTGGTGTACAACCGAACCTCTCGGAAGATGTCCAACGCCCCAGGGGTGCACATCCGCGTTCCTGGCTTTGGCAAGACCTATTCTGTGGAATACCTGGATCAGAGCAAGCTGGCAG GCTACCTGCACACCATGGTGCAGAACCTGGTGAACAACGGCTACGTGAGGGACCAGACAGTTCGGGCAGCCCCCTACGACTGGAGGGTTGGACCCC aggagcagcccGAATACTTCCAGAACCTGAAGGCGCTGATCGAGGAGATGCACGATGAGTACCAGAGACCTGTCTTCCTCATTGCACACAGCATGGGCAACCTGCACGTCCTCtacttcctgctgcagcagaccCAAGCCTGGAAAGATCATTACATTGGGGGGTTCATTTCCCTGGGTGCCCCCTGGGGAGGCTCTGTCAAGCCCCTGCGTATCCTGGCATCCG GTGATGAACAGGGCATCCCACTCATGTCCAACATCAAGCTCCGTGAGGAGCAGCGCATGACCACCACCAGCCCCTGGATGTTCCCCACCACGCTGGCCTGGCCCGAGAGCCACGTTTTCATCTCTACACCCTCCTACAACTACACCTACCGCGACTACCAGCGCTTCTTCACCGACGTCAACCTGGAGGATGGCTGGTACATGTGGGAGGACATGAAGGACTTGTTGAAGGATTTGCCCCCTCCTGGGGTGGACACGTATTGCCTCTATGGCACAGGCTTCCCCACCGCAGAGACTTACGTTTATGATGAGCGGTTCCCTTATGAGGACCCTGTGGACATAATTTATGGTGACGGGGACGACAGTGTCAACACACGGAGCTTGGAGCTGTGCAAGCGATGGCGTGACCAGCAAAAGCAGAAGGTGTTTGTCCAGGAGCTGCGAGGTGCCCACCACTTCAACATGGTCTTCAGCAACCTGACACTCAGTTACATCAACGAAATCCTGCTGGGGAGCAaagaggagcagggggagccaGGGCAGGCGAGATCCAGCCCAGAGGCTGGGAAGTTGGGGAAGATCCTACGTGAACACAAGGTCCTTAAGGAGCCTAAAAAGAACTGA
- the TMEM208 gene encoding transmembrane protein 208, translating into MVALIPPHCSRALGREGKDVDWNKCTGSSGIAGGGVTLQSWAWCKKEALVCPSCQFRCLPRLGRILAHFSRAAALLHHDKLPPPWPQGPQPSALHLLVPAASPKGAVLTATAGPPVLAPQPKGKAGTKGKKQIFEENRETLRFYLRIILGASAIYAVVNLVIFSSAASAWTWVAFVFSLVVYGTSYRSMNSMAKPSFTDDGSLADGGIDLNMEQGMAEHLKDVILLTAIVQVLSCFSLYVWYFWLLAPGRALYLLWVNILGPWFTAESSPAAQEPNEKKQRRQERRQMKRF; encoded by the exons ATGGTGGCACTGATTCCCCCACACTGCAGCCGGGCTTTGGGCAGAGAGGGCAAGGATGTGGACTGGAATAAATGTACAGGTAGCTCTGGGATAGCTGGAGGGGGAGTAACACTACAAAG CTGGGCCTGGTGTAAGAAGGAGGCGCTCGTCTGCCCATCGTGCCAATTCCGGTGCCTTCCCCGCCTGGGGCGGATACTTGCACACTTCAGCCGTGCTGCTGCACTACTGCACCACGACAAGCTACCTCCTCCCTGGCCCCAGGGCCCCCAGCCCAGCGCCCTGCACCTCCTTGtgcctgcagcttctcccaagggtgctgtgctgacagccacagctg GACCGCCTGTCTTGGCTCCGCAGCCCAAGGGGAAGGCGGGCACCAAGGGCAAGAAGCAGATCTTCGAGGAGAACCGGGAGACGCTGCGCTTCTACCTCCGCATCATCCTGGGCGCCTCC GCCATATACGCCGTGGTGAACCTGGTCATCTTCTCCTCCGCCGCCTCCGCCTGGACGTGG GTCGCGTTCGTCTTCAGCTTGGTGGTCTACGGCACCAGCTACCGGTCCATGAACTCCATGGCAAAGCCGTCTTTCACAGACGATGGCAGCCTTGCCGACGGGGGAATTGACCTGAATATGGAGCAGGGGATGGCAGA gCACCTCAAGGATGTGATCCTGCTGACAGCTATAGTCCAAGTGCTGAGCTGCTTCTCGCTCTACGTCTGGTACTTCTGGCTCTTG GCTCCGGGGCGCGCTCTCTACCTCCTGTGGGTGAACATCCTGGGGCCCTGGTTCACAGCTGAGTCCTCACCTGCTGCTCAGGAGCCCAACGAGAAGAAGCAGCGCCGACAGGAACGCCGACAGATGAAGCGCTTCTAG
- the LOC101808357 gene encoding engulfment and cell motility protein 3 isoform X2: MRATQEDFNKVMQVVREQITRTLSLKPTSLELFKTRVNALNYSEILKLRQTERLHQEETLAVPVLELREKLKPELLELIRQQRLLHLCEGTLFRKISSRRRQDKLWYCRLSPNHKVLHYGDMEEGVQSPPIESLPEKIPVADMKMLLVGKECPHTKEKSSGKQNKDVLELAFSIVHDVEEYCLNFIAPTRYEFCLWTDGLNVLLGKEMTSERTQTDLDVLLSMELKLRLLDLENISIPDEPPPIPKPPSNLNFCYDFSHSEQ; the protein is encoded by the exons ATGAGAGCAACCCAGGAGGACTTTAACAAG GTGATGCAGGTGGTGCGGGAGCAGATCACCAGGACCCTGTCCCTCAAGCCCacatccctggagctgttcaAGACCAGAGTGAACGCACTGAACTACAGCGAGATCTTGAAGCTGCGGCAGACAGAGCGTCTGCACCAGGAGGAGAcactggctgtgcctgtgct GGAACTGCGGGAGAAGCTGAAGCcggagctcctggagctgatcCGACAGCAGCGCCTGCTGCACCTCTGTGAGGGAACCCTCTTCCGCAAGATCAGCAGCCGCCGCAGGCAGG ACAAGCTGTGGTACTGCCGCCTGTCCCCCAACCACAAGGTGCTGCACTATGGGGACATGGAGGAGGGGGTGCAGTCTCCCCCCATCGAGAGCCTGCCAGAGAAAA TTCCTGTGGCAGACATGAagatgctgctggtggggaaGGAGTGTCCACACACAAAGGAgaagagctctgggaagcagAACAAG gatgtCCTGGAGCTGGCCTTCTCCATTGTGCATGATGTGGAGGAATACTGCCTCAACTTCATTGCCCCCACCCGGTATGAG TTCTGCCTCTGGACGGATGGCCTGAATGTTCTTCTGGGCAAGGAGATGACAAGTGAGCGAACACAAACAGACCTCGATGTCCTGCTGTCCATGGAGCTCAAGCTGCGGCTCCTGGACCTGGAGAACATCAGCATTCCTGATGAACCCCCTCCCATCCCAAAGCCCCCCAGCAACTTAAACTTCTGCTATGACTTTAGCCATTCAGAGCAGTGA
- the KIAA0895L gene encoding uncharacterized protein KIAA0895-like homolog isoform X1, with the protein MQLGLVTQLGDGDAAEAIRIIRAVLEKYGTYESFEVATGGRLLSKCQIWSVIRKYMQKEGCAGEVVVQLTDDLLSQAVMMVEDSRPTLAINLAGARQHWLEGMLRHEIGTHYIRGVNNTRQPWHSSEGRKQYSLKPANPTEEGLASLHSVLFRKQPFLWRAALLYYTIERASRLSFSALFQDLEQYVQDAGVRWEYCVRAKRGQTDTSQPGCFSKDQVYLDGILRILRHRQTIDFPLLAALGKVSYEDVNRLKEFGVLEKARIPHFMQDLERYMKQLDHIVTTNGLNEEELEQLLPD; encoded by the exons ATGCAACTGGGACTGGTGACGCAACTTGGGGATGGCGATGCAGCTGAG GCCATCAGGATCATCCGTGCTGTCCTGGAGAAGTACGGCACCTACGAGAGCTTCGAGGTGGCCACGGGCGGGAGGCTGCTGAGCAAGTGCCAGATCTGGTCCGTGATCCGAAAGTACATGCAGAAGGAAGGCTGTGCAGGAGAG GTGGTGGTGCAGCTCACCGATGACCTGCTGTCGCAGGCAGTGATGATGGTGGAGGACAGCCGGCCCACGCTGGCCATCAACCTGGCCGGAGCCCGGCAGCACTGGCTGGAGGGGATGCTGCGCCACGAGATAG GCACCCACTACATCCGGGGGGTCAACAACACCcgccagccctggcacagctccgAGGGCCGCAAGCAGTACAGCCTGAAGCCTGCCAACCCCACGGAGGAGGGCTTGGCCAGCCTGCACAGCGTCCTGTTCCGCAAGCAGCCCTTCCTGTGGCGGGCAGCCCTGCTCTACTACACCATCGAGCGCGCCAGCCGCCTCTCCTTCTCGGCGCTCTTCCAGGACCTGGAGCAGTACGTGCAGGATGCCGGCGTCCGGTGGGAGTACTGCGTGCGGGCAAAGCGGGGCCAGACAGACACCTCCCAGCCAG GCTGTTTCAGTAAGGACCAGGTGTACCTGGACGGGATTCTCCGCATCCTGCGCCACCGGCAGACCATCGACttcccactgctggctgcactTGGAAAG GTGTCCTATGAAGATGTGAATCGGCTGAAGGAATTTGGGGTCCTGGAGAAGGCGCGCATCCCCCATTTCATGCAGGATCTGGAGCGGTACATGAAGCAGCTGGATCACATTGTCACCACCAACGGCCTGAacgaggaggagctggagcagctgctgcctgactGA
- the KIAA0895L gene encoding uncharacterized protein KIAA0895-like homolog isoform X2, with protein MVLPEVSTWISVGSQLAAEKHLALLVVVQLTDDLLSQAVMMVEDSRPTLAINLAGARQHWLEGMLRHEIGTHYIRGVNNTRQPWHSSEGRKQYSLKPANPTEEGLASLHSVLFRKQPFLWRAALLYYTIERASRLSFSALFQDLEQYVQDAGVRWEYCVRAKRGQTDTSQPGCFSKDQVYLDGILRILRHRQTIDFPLLAALGKVSYEDVNRLKEFGVLEKARIPHFMQDLERYMKQLDHIVTTNGLNEEELEQLLPD; from the exons ATGGTGCTGCCAGAGGTTTCCACGTGGATTTCAGTGGGCTCACAGCTTGCAGCAGAGAAACACCTGGCCCTGCTG GTGGTGGTGCAGCTCACCGATGACCTGCTGTCGCAGGCAGTGATGATGGTGGAGGACAGCCGGCCCACGCTGGCCATCAACCTGGCCGGAGCCCGGCAGCACTGGCTGGAGGGGATGCTGCGCCACGAGATAG GCACCCACTACATCCGGGGGGTCAACAACACCcgccagccctggcacagctccgAGGGCCGCAAGCAGTACAGCCTGAAGCCTGCCAACCCCACGGAGGAGGGCTTGGCCAGCCTGCACAGCGTCCTGTTCCGCAAGCAGCCCTTCCTGTGGCGGGCAGCCCTGCTCTACTACACCATCGAGCGCGCCAGCCGCCTCTCCTTCTCGGCGCTCTTCCAGGACCTGGAGCAGTACGTGCAGGATGCCGGCGTCCGGTGGGAGTACTGCGTGCGGGCAAAGCGGGGCCAGACAGACACCTCCCAGCCAG GCTGTTTCAGTAAGGACCAGGTGTACCTGGACGGGATTCTCCGCATCCTGCGCCACCGGCAGACCATCGACttcccactgctggctgcactTGGAAAG GTGTCCTATGAAGATGTGAATCGGCTGAAGGAATTTGGGGTCCTGGAGAAGGCGCGCATCCCCCATTTCATGCAGGATCTGGAGCGGTACATGAAGCAGCTGGATCACATTGTCACCACCAACGGCCTGAacgaggaggagctggagcagctgctgcctgactGA
- the LOC101808357 gene encoding engulfment and cell motility protein 3 isoform X1 has translation MLAHTLKAFTELMEHDFVSWENLSTVFIKKIVSYVTMNAVDASIQQLSLSILENMVPTSRAFFEVVRKEVTLDRLLTHLQVTNAQLQLKAMALLIALLLSATDAERREMMETLREKNIRQFIHKNIIHSSEPLGDEMAHYLYVLQSVSLNLCEHRMKMSMDPYSQEQRDLLQSLRQAAFESEGEAPAGTFSTERRRSLCAKEFRKLGFVNNSNPAEDLRRAPPGLLALDNMVYFSRNTPNAYSRFVLENSSREDKHECPFARSSIQLTLILCEILHIGEPCSETAQAFYPMFFGQDHFFEELFCICIQLVNKTWKEMRATQEDFNKVMQVVREQITRTLSLKPTSLELFKTRVNALNYSEILKLRQTERLHQEETLAVPVLELREKLKPELLELIRQQRLLHLCEGTLFRKISSRRRQDKLWYCRLSPNHKVLHYGDMEEGVQSPPIESLPEKIPVADMKMLLVGKECPHTKEKSSGKQNKDVLELAFSIVHDVEEYCLNFIAPTRYEFCLWTDGLNVLLGKEMTSERTQTDLDVLLSMELKLRLLDLENISIPDEPPPIPKPPSNLNFCYDFSHSEQ, from the exons ATGCTAGCTCACACCCTCAAAGCCTTCACAGAGCTGATGGAGCATGATTTTGTTTCCTGGGAAAATCTGAGTACAGTCTTCATCAAGAAG ATAGTGAGTTATGTCACCATGAATGCAGTGGATGCATCtatccagcagctctccttgTCTATCTTGGAGAATATGGTGCCTACCAGTCGCGCCTTCTTTGAGGTGGTCAGAAAAGAAGTGACGTTGGACCGTCTTCTCACCCACCTGCAGGT GACAAatgcccagctgcagctgaaggcgATGGCTCTGCTCATTGCGCTGCTGCTGAGCGCGACCGACGCCGAGCGGCGG gagATGATGGAGACCCTGAGGGAGAAGAACATCAGGCAGTTCATCCACAAG AACATTATCCACAGCTCCGAGCCACTGGGCGATGAGATGGCCCATTATCTGTACGTGCTGCAGTCTGTCAGCCTCAACCTGTGCGAGCACCGCATGAAAATGTCCATGGATCCCTACTCACAG GAACAGCGGGATCTGCTCCAGTCCCTGCGCCAAGCTGCTTTTGAGTCGGAGGGCGAGGCGCCTGCTGGCACCTTCAGCACCGAGCGCCGGCGGTCCCTGTGTGCCAAGGAATTCCGCAAGCTGGGCTTCGTG AACAACAGCAACCCAGCAGAGGATCTCCGCCGTGCCCCACCAGGACTCCTTGCCCTGGACAACATGGTGTATTTCTCCAGGAACACCCCTAATGCCTACAGCAGG TTTGTCCTCGAGAACAGCAGCCGGGAAGACAAACACGAATGTCCCTTTGCTCGAAGCAGCATCCAGCTCACCCTGATCCTCTGCGAGATCCTGCACATTGGAGAGCCGT GCTCGGAGACGGCTCAGGCCTTTTACCCTATGTTCTTCGGGCAGGATCATTTCTTTGAAGAGCTATTCTGCATCTGCATCCAGCTGGTGAACAAAACCTGGAAGGAGATGAGAGCAACCCAGGAGGACTTTAACAAG GTGATGCAGGTGGTGCGGGAGCAGATCACCAGGACCCTGTCCCTCAAGCCCacatccctggagctgttcaAGACCAGAGTGAACGCACTGAACTACAGCGAGATCTTGAAGCTGCGGCAGACAGAGCGTCTGCACCAGGAGGAGAcactggctgtgcctgtgct GGAACTGCGGGAGAAGCTGAAGCcggagctcctggagctgatcCGACAGCAGCGCCTGCTGCACCTCTGTGAGGGAACCCTCTTCCGCAAGATCAGCAGCCGCCGCAGGCAGG ACAAGCTGTGGTACTGCCGCCTGTCCCCCAACCACAAGGTGCTGCACTATGGGGACATGGAGGAGGGGGTGCAGTCTCCCCCCATCGAGAGCCTGCCAGAGAAAA TTCCTGTGGCAGACATGAagatgctgctggtggggaaGGAGTGTCCACACACAAAGGAgaagagctctgggaagcagAACAAG gatgtCCTGGAGCTGGCCTTCTCCATTGTGCATGATGTGGAGGAATACTGCCTCAACTTCATTGCCCCCACCCGGTATGAG TTCTGCCTCTGGACGGATGGCCTGAATGTTCTTCTGGGCAAGGAGATGACAAGTGAGCGAACACAAACAGACCTCGATGTCCTGCTGTCCATGGAGCTCAAGCTGCGGCTCCTGGACCTGGAGAACATCAGCATTCCTGATGAACCCCCTCCCATCCCAAAGCCCCCCAGCAACTTAAACTTCTGCTATGACTTTAGCCATTCAGAGCAGTGA